The Bacteroides acidifaciens genome includes a region encoding these proteins:
- the hflX gene encoding GTPase HflX, with protein MKEFVISEAQAETAVLVGLITKNQDERKTNEYLDELAFLAETAGAEVVRRFTQKLDQANSVTYVGKGKLEEIKEYIKGEEEEEREVGMVIFDDELSAKQIRNIEAELKVKILDRTSLILDIFAMRAQTANAKTQVELAQYKYMLPRLQRLWTHLERQGGGSGAGGGKGSVGLRGPGETQLEMDRRIILNRMSLLKERLAEIDKQKATQRKNRGRMIRVALVGYTNVGKSTMMNLLAKSEVFAENKLFATLDTTVRKVIIENLPFLLSDTVGFIRKLPTDLVDSFKSTLDEVREADLLVHVVDISHPGFEEQIEVVNKTLAEIGGGGKPVILVFNKIDAYTYVEKAPDDLTPRTKENLTLEELMKTWMAKMEDNCLFISARERINMDELKDVVYQRVKELHVQKYPYNDFLYQTYEEEVE; from the coding sequence ATGAAAGAATTTGTAATCTCCGAAGCCCAGGCAGAAACGGCGGTATTGGTAGGACTCATCACGAAAAATCAAGATGAGCGCAAGACTAATGAATACCTCGATGAACTGGCATTCTTGGCTGAGACAGCCGGAGCGGAAGTTGTCAGACGATTTACTCAAAAGCTGGATCAGGCAAACTCTGTGACCTATGTAGGCAAGGGTAAACTGGAAGAGATAAAAGAATATATTAAGGGCGAAGAGGAAGAAGAACGTGAAGTGGGAATGGTCATTTTTGACGATGAACTTTCCGCGAAGCAGATTCGTAATATTGAAGCCGAACTGAAAGTGAAGATACTGGACCGTACTTCGCTGATTCTCGATATATTTGCCATGCGTGCCCAGACTGCCAATGCAAAGACGCAGGTGGAATTGGCACAGTATAAATATATGTTGCCGCGCTTGCAACGACTCTGGACTCACTTGGAACGCCAGGGTGGTGGTTCCGGTGCCGGTGGCGGTAAAGGTTCCGTAGGACTTCGTGGCCCGGGTGAAACACAACTCGAAATGGACCGCCGTATCATCCTGAACCGTATGTCGTTGCTGAAAGAACGCCTGGCGGAAATTGATAAACAAAAAGCTACCCAACGCAAGAACCGCGGACGCATGATACGTGTCGCACTGGTCGGTTACACCAATGTCGGTAAATCGACAATGATGAATCTTCTGGCAAAGAGCGAAGTCTTTGCGGAAAACAAACTGTTCGCTACGTTGGATACTACCGTACGTAAGGTGATTATTGAAAATCTTCCGTTCCTGTTGTCGGATACGGTAGGATTTATTCGTAAGTTGCCTACCGATTTGGTTGATTCCTTTAAATCGACCTTGGATGAAGTGCGCGAAGCGGATTTGCTGGTGCATGTAGTAGATATTTCCCACCCCGGATTTGAAGAACAGATTGAGGTGGTGAACAAGACACTTGCCGAAATTGGCGGCGGTGGTAAACCTGTGATACTTGTATTTAATAAAATAGACGCCTATACCTACGTGGAGAAAGCGCCGGACGACCTTACCCCCCGAACTAAGGAAAACTTAACACTCGAAGAACTGATGAAGACGTGGATGGCAAAGATGGAGGACAACTGCCTCTTTATTTCCGCCCGCGAACGAATCAATATGGACGAACTGAAAGATGTAGTTTATCAACGAGTGAAAGAATTGCATGTTCAGAAATATCCCTATAACGATTTTCTTTATCAGACCTACGAAGAAGAAGTAGAATAA
- a CDS encoding fumarate hydratase, with the protein MATPPFKYQPMFEKGKDTTEYYLLTKDYVSVSEFEGNPILKIEKEGLTAMANAAFRDVSFMLRRSHNEQVAKILSDPEASENDKYVALTFLRNAEVASKGILPFCQDTGTAIIHGEKGQQVWTGYSDEEALSLGVYKTYTEENLRYSQNAPLNMYDEVNTKCNLPAQIDIEATEGMEYEFLCVTKGGGSANKTYLYQETKAILNPGTLVPFLVEKMKTLGTAACPPYHIAFVIGGTSAEKNLLTVKLASTHFYDNLPTTGNEYGRAFRDVELEKEVLAEAHKIGLGAQFGGKYLAHDVRIIRLPRHGASCPVGLGVSCSADRNIKCKINKEGIWIEKLDSNPGELIPAELRQAGEGDVVKIDLNRPMAEILKELTKYPVSTRLSLNGTIIVGRDIAHAKLKERLDRGEELPQYIKDHPIYYAGPAKTPEGMACGSMGPTTAGRMDSYVELFQSHGGSMIMLAKGNRSQQVTDACKKYGGFYLGSIGGPAAILAQNNIKSIECVEYPELGMEAIWKIEVEDFPAFILVDDKGNDFFKQLKPWNCTK; encoded by the coding sequence ATGGCAACACCTCCGTTTAAGTATCAGCCCATGTTTGAAAAGGGGAAAGATACGACTGAGTATTATCTGCTTACAAAAGACTATGTGTCAGTAAGCGAGTTTGAAGGAAATCCTATCCTGAAAATTGAGAAAGAAGGTTTGACTGCGATGGCTAACGCAGCTTTTCGTGATGTATCATTCATGCTTCGCCGTTCGCACAACGAACAAGTTGCTAAGATTCTGAGTGATCCTGAAGCAAGTGAAAATGATAAATATGTGGCATTGACTTTCCTGCGCAATGCGGAAGTTGCTTCAAAAGGGATACTTCCTTTCTGCCAGGACACAGGTACTGCCATCATCCACGGTGAAAAAGGACAGCAGGTATGGACCGGCTATTCGGATGAAGAAGCTCTTTCACTGGGTGTCTACAAGACATATACTGAAGAGAACTTGCGTTACTCTCAGAATGCACCTCTGAATATGTATGATGAGGTTAACACAAAATGCAACCTTCCCGCACAGATTGACATCGAAGCTACCGAAGGCATGGAGTACGAATTCCTTTGCGTAACAAAAGGCGGTGGTTCTGCCAACAAGACTTATCTTTATCAGGAGACAAAGGCTATCCTGAATCCAGGTACATTGGTTCCGTTCCTGGTTGAGAAAATGAAAACTTTGGGAACAGCCGCTTGTCCTCCTTATCATATCGCTTTCGTTATCGGTGGTACTTCTGCTGAAAAGAACCTGTTGACAGTGAAACTGGCTTCCACTCACTTCTATGATAACCTGCCTACAACAGGAAACGAATATGGTCGTGCATTCCGTGATGTAGAATTGGAAAAAGAAGTATTGGCAGAAGCTCACAAGATTGGTCTTGGCGCGCAATTCGGCGGTAAATATCTGGCTCACGATGTACGTATCATCCGTTTGCCTCGTCATGGCGCTTCTTGTCCGGTAGGTCTGGGCGTATCCTGCTCTGCCGACCGTAACATCAAATGTAAAATCAACAAGGAAGGTATCTGGATTGAGAAACTGGATTCGAATCCGGGCGAACTGATTCCGGCAGAACTGCGTCAGGCAGGCGAAGGTGATGTTGTGAAAATCGACCTGAACCGTCCGATGGCTGAAATCCTGAAAGAACTGACTAAATATCCGGTATCGACCCGCCTGTCATTGAACGGAACGATTATCGTAGGTCGTGACATAGCTCACGCTAAACTGAAAGAACGTTTGGACCGTGGCGAAGAACTGCCTCAATATATCAAAGATCATCCTATTTATTATGCAGGTCCGGCTAAAACACCGGAAGGTATGGCTTGTGGTTCTATGGGGCCGACTACGGCAGGTCGTATGGACTCATATGTAGAACTGTTCCAAAGCCATGGCGGCAGCATGATTATGTTGGCAAAAGGCAATCGTAGCCAGCAGGTAACGGATGCTTGTAAGAAGTATGGTGGTTTTTATTTGGGTTCTATCGGCGGTCCGGCAGCTATCCTTGCTCAGAATAATATCAAGAGCATCGAGTGCGTGGAATATCCTGAATTGGGTATGGAAGCTATCTGGAAGATTGAAGTGGAAGACTTCCCGGCATTCATCCTGGTAGATGATAAGGGCAACGACTTCTTCAAACAGTTGAAGCCATGGAATTGCACTAAATAA
- a CDS encoding SusC/RagA family TonB-linked outer membrane protein, translating into MAISSAKTLQISYIGMQTQEVAIKPKMKVVLKSDAQLIDEVMVVAYGTTKKESFTGSAEVIKSEKLKERPIANVTKALDGMIAGVQTTSGSGQPGSGASVVVRGYGSINSSQAPLYVVDGVPYDGNISAINPNDIETMTVLKDASAGALYGSRGANGVIMITTKKGDSGKVRVNLKANWGVSSRAIPRYETMNEAGYLETVFQSYKNNQIINNGLSPEIAGNAALEAMKSGATAILGKDEQYNPFNYGIAELIDPITGKVRSDAKLKYSEDWMDEAMKSNPLRQEYVASFSGGNDKTKYMFSLGYLDEEGLLKTTKFNRYNGRLNIDSEVTNWLKAGMSANYSRNESNTAVENSSGASNVWFSAQLMAPIFPVYEKDADGATIYDNLGNAVFDYGKNRPAGANSEWNTIATLYDDKYSTQSDNLSGRVYAELGDLKNTFLEGLKFSVNYGFDLINSAGVTYYNPYNGNSVAVKGTIQKATARTFSYTFNQLLTYNRKFGNHHFEALVGHEFYKYRYDYLSATKTGFPFGGLYELDAATNITGASSYQHNYAVQSVLSRLNYDFADKYYLSASFRTDGSSRFYEDNRWGKFWSVGGNWRISQEEFMSDISWINNLSLKASYGLQGNDAILNGTKQNFYAWQSFYDLGYANSSMSGAAVTSLENKGLKWEKNANLNIGIEAKVFDRFSATIEWYQRKTTDMLMSFPMASSLGFDGYNKNVGSMRNTGVDVTLGVDIFKNTPFTWNLTLIGSTIKNKVLQLADKPEIISGSYIIREGETLNSFYTATAAGVDPATGEQLYWAWDTDENGSKGQKYITNDMAKATACKEIQGSRIPDLYGSIGNTFKYKDFDLSILCTYSIGGKVLDGVYNTLLYGNYIGQAKSKMLERAWKKPGDLTDIPRIEIGKSYIVTDNSLINASYFSIKNIALGYTLPSKWMKSIGFESARLTATADNVVLFNHLKGMDPQYNFTGGTNFGYVPVRTVSLGIDITF; encoded by the coding sequence ATGGCGATAAGTTCTGCAAAGACTTTGCAGATTTCGTATATTGGTATGCAGACACAGGAAGTGGCTATTAAGCCTAAAATGAAAGTGGTTCTTAAATCAGATGCACAGCTAATAGACGAGGTTATGGTGGTAGCGTATGGTACCACCAAGAAGGAGTCGTTTACAGGTTCGGCAGAGGTCATTAAGTCAGAAAAACTGAAAGAAAGACCAATAGCAAATGTAACGAAGGCATTAGATGGTATGATAGCCGGCGTGCAAACTACTTCCGGTTCCGGACAGCCCGGATCGGGTGCTTCAGTGGTGGTTCGTGGTTATGGTTCCATTAATTCTTCACAAGCGCCTTTGTATGTTGTTGACGGAGTACCTTATGATGGTAATATTTCAGCAATTAATCCTAATGACATTGAAACTATGACAGTGCTGAAAGACGCTTCTGCGGGAGCTCTTTATGGTTCTCGTGGTGCCAATGGTGTAATTATGATTACAACAAAGAAAGGAGACTCCGGCAAAGTTAGAGTAAATTTAAAAGCCAATTGGGGTGTTTCGTCACGTGCTATTCCTCGTTATGAAACGATGAATGAAGCAGGATATTTAGAAACTGTCTTCCAATCATACAAGAATAATCAAATTATAAATAATGGACTTTCTCCTGAAATTGCAGGAAATGCAGCATTAGAAGCCATGAAAAGTGGTGCTACTGCAATATTGGGTAAGGATGAACAATATAATCCATTCAATTACGGTATTGCGGAATTGATAGATCCTATTACAGGAAAAGTTCGCAGCGATGCAAAATTAAAGTATAGTGAAGATTGGATGGACGAAGCTATGAAATCCAATCCATTGCGTCAAGAATATGTTGCGTCCTTCAGTGGTGGCAATGATAAGACTAAATATATGTTCTCTTTAGGCTATTTAGACGAAGAAGGACTGTTGAAAACCACAAAATTCAATCGTTATAACGGACGATTAAATATTGATTCTGAAGTGACTAATTGGCTGAAAGCCGGAATGAGTGCCAACTATTCTCGCAATGAAAGCAATACTGCCGTAGAAAATTCATCCGGTGCGTCTAATGTCTGGTTCTCGGCGCAGTTAATGGCACCGATATTCCCCGTTTATGAAAAAGACGCTGATGGTGCTACTATATACGACAATTTAGGTAATGCTGTTTTTGACTATGGCAAGAACAGACCGGCCGGTGCAAACTCAGAATGGAATACGATCGCAACCCTATATGATGACAAATACTCCACACAAAGTGATAATCTCAGCGGACGTGTATATGCCGAATTGGGTGATTTGAAAAATACATTCTTGGAAGGCTTAAAGTTTTCAGTAAATTACGGTTTTGATTTAATAAATTCAGCAGGAGTAACTTACTATAATCCATACAATGGTAACTCCGTTGCGGTTAAAGGTACTATACAAAAAGCGACAGCTCGCACTTTCAGTTATACCTTCAATCAGTTATTGACGTATAATCGTAAGTTTGGCAATCACCATTTTGAGGCTTTAGTCGGACATGAATTCTATAAATATAGATATGATTACTTATCAGCAACCAAAACAGGATTTCCATTTGGCGGACTTTATGAATTAGATGCGGCGACCAACATAACCGGAGCATCCTCCTATCAGCATAATTATGCCGTACAATCCGTGTTGTCACGATTGAATTATGATTTCGCTGATAAATACTATTTGTCGGCAAGTTTCCGTACCGATGGATCTTCTCGTTTTTATGAAGACAATAGATGGGGTAAATTTTGGTCTGTTGGCGGTAACTGGCGTATTTCTCAGGAAGAATTCATGAGCGATATTAGTTGGATTAATAATCTTTCTCTAAAAGCCAGTTATGGTCTTCAGGGAAATGATGCAATATTAAATGGTACGAAACAAAATTTCTATGCTTGGCAATCTTTCTATGATTTAGGATATGCAAATTCTTCTATGAGTGGCGCTGCCGTGACCTCCTTAGAGAACAAAGGCTTGAAATGGGAAAAGAATGCAAATCTGAATATTGGTATCGAAGCTAAAGTATTTGACCGTTTTTCTGCCACTATAGAGTGGTATCAACGTAAGACAACAGACATGCTGATGTCGTTCCCGATGGCATCCTCACTTGGTTTTGACGGATATAACAAAAATGTAGGAAGTATGCGCAACACAGGTGTTGACGTTACATTGGGAGTTGATATATTTAAAAATACGCCATTTACATGGAATCTGACCCTGATTGGTTCAACTATTAAAAATAAAGTATTGCAATTAGCCGACAAACCTGAGATCATTTCCGGCTCTTATATTATTCGTGAAGGTGAAACTTTAAATTCATTCTACACTGCCACTGCCGCAGGAGTTGACCCGGCAACCGGAGAACAGTTGTATTGGGCTTGGGACACAGACGAGAATGGCTCTAAGGGACAAAAATACATCACCAATGATATGGCGAAAGCAACTGCTTGTAAGGAAATTCAAGGCAGCCGTATTCCAGACCTGTATGGCTCTATTGGCAACACGTTTAAATATAAAGATTTTGATTTAAGCATATTATGTACATATTCCATAGGCGGTAAAGTGCTGGATGGTGTTTATAATACATTACTGTACGGCAACTATATCGGCCAGGCAAAAAGCAAAATGTTGGAACGTGCATGGAAAAAGCCCGGAGATCTCACCGACATTCCTCGTATTGAAATAGGAAAAAGCTACATCGTTACTGACAACAGCCTAATAAATGCCTCTTATTTTTCGATTAAAAATATAGCATTAGGATATACCTTGCCTTCAAAATGGATGAAATCTATAGGATTTGAGTCGGCACGTTTAACCGCAACAGCAGACAATGTAGTGCTGTTCAATCATTTGAAAGGTATGGACCCTCAATATAATTTTACCGGAGGAACAAATTTTGGCTATGTACCTGTAAGAACAGTTTCATTGGGAATTGACATTACATTTTAA
- a CDS encoding DUF4954 family protein encodes MKDYRRLTEDEVLQLKSQSCLADDWGNVLVADGFNCEYVHHTRFSGEVKLGVFEAEFTLRGGIKKHSGLRHVTLHNVTVGDNCCIENIQNYIANYEIGSDTFIENVDIILVDGLTTFGNGVEVAVLNETGGREVLINDKLSAHQAYILALYRHRPELINRMKSIADYYSNKHASAVGSIGNHVMILNTGSIRNVRIGDYSHICGTCRLTNGSVNSNVTAPVHIGHGVICDDFIISSGSQVDDGTMLSRCFVGQSCKLGHNYSASDSLFFSNCQGENGEACAIFAGPFTVTHHKSTLLIAGMFSFMNAGSGSNQSNHMYKLGPIHQGTMERGAKTTSDSYILWPARVGAFSLVMGRHVNHADTSNLPFSYLIEQRNTTYLVPGVNLRSVGTIRDAQKWPKRDKRQDPNRLDYINYNLLSPYTIQKMFKGRSILKELRRVSGVTSEIYSYQSAKIKNSSLNNGIRFYEIAIHKFLGNSIIKRLEGINFQSNEEIRQRLKPDTEIGTGEWVDVSGLIAPKSEIDRLLDGIENGTINRLKSINACFAEMHENYYTYEWTWAYNKIQEFYGLNPETITAQDVIRIVKSWQEAVVGLDKMVYEDAKKEFSLSSMTGFGADGSHDEMKQDFEQVRGDFESNTFVTAVLKHIEEKTELGNELIKRIEKIE; translated from the coding sequence ATGAAAGACTATCGTAGATTAACTGAAGATGAGGTGCTTCAGTTGAAGAGCCAGTCGTGTCTGGCTGATGATTGGGGAAATGTTCTGGTAGCCGATGGATTTAATTGTGAGTATGTCCATCACACCCGTTTTTCGGGAGAAGTGAAGCTAGGGGTATTTGAAGCCGAATTCACACTGCGGGGAGGCATTAAGAAACACTCGGGATTGCGCCATGTGACGCTGCACAATGTGACGGTAGGGGATAACTGCTGCATTGAGAATATCCAGAATTACATTGCAAATTATGAGATTGGCAGTGATACCTTTATCGAAAATGTAGATATCATCCTGGTGGATGGGTTGACTACTTTCGGCAATGGGGTGGAAGTGGCAGTACTCAATGAAACCGGAGGACGTGAGGTTTTGATAAATGACAAGTTGTCTGCGCACCAGGCGTATATACTTGCGCTGTACCGTCACCGTCCCGAACTGATTAACCGCATGAAATCCATTGCGGATTATTATTCCAACAAACATGCATCTGCCGTTGGCAGTATTGGTAATCACGTCATGATTCTCAATACGGGTTCTATCCGGAATGTGCGGATTGGCGATTATTCCCATATCTGTGGAACTTGCCGTCTGACCAATGGTAGTGTCAACAGTAACGTGACTGCCCCTGTGCATATCGGGCATGGGGTGATTTGTGATGATTTTATTATCTCGTCCGGTTCGCAGGTAGATGACGGCACGATGTTAAGCCGTTGCTTCGTCGGACAGTCCTGTAAATTGGGACACAACTACTCCGCTTCCGATTCCTTGTTCTTTAGTAACTGCCAGGGAGAGAACGGAGAAGCATGTGCCATTTTCGCGGGTCCTTTCACAGTGACACATCATAAGTCTACTTTGCTGATTGCCGGAATGTTCTCATTTATGAATGCAGGCTCAGGGTCTAATCAAAGCAACCATATGTATAAGCTGGGGCCGATTCACCAGGGAACGATGGAGAGGGGAGCGAAAACCACTTCCGATTCGTATATCCTGTGGCCGGCGCGTGTCGGGGCTTTTTCTCTCGTGATGGGACGCCATGTCAATCATGCCGATACCTCCAATCTCCCTTTTTCTTACTTGATAGAGCAGCGGAATACGACTTATCTGGTTCCGGGAGTTAATCTGCGAAGCGTGGGTACAATCCGTGACGCCCAGAAATGGCCGAAGCGTGACAAACGGCAAGACCCGAACCGGTTGGACTATATCAATTACAACCTTTTGAGTCCCTATACCATACAGAAGATGTTCAAGGGACGTTCTATTCTGAAAGAATTGAGACGGGTATCCGGTGTGACATCCGAAATCTATTCTTACCAAAGCGCCAAAATCAAAAACTCTTCTTTGAATAACGGTATCCGCTTTTATGAAATAGCTATTCATAAATTCTTGGGCAACTCAATCATTAAGCGGTTGGAAGGCATCAACTTCCAGAGCAATGAAGAAATCCGCCAGCGTCTGAAGCCGGATACGGAAATCGGAACCGGCGAATGGGTGGACGTGTCCGGGCTGATTGCTCCAAAGAGCGAGATAGACCGTCTGCTGGATGGCATTGAGAACGGTACTATCAACCGATTGAAATCAATCAATGCCTGCTTCGCAGAAATGCACGAGAATTATTACACATATGAATGGACGTGGGCTTACAATAAGATTCAGGAATTTTATGGCTTGAATCCGGAGACTATTACAGCGCAAGATGTGATTCGTATCGTAAAATCCTGGCAGGAAGCTGTTGTAGGACTGGATAAGATGGTGTATGAAGATGCTAAGAAAGAATTCTCCCTGTCTTCCATGACCGGATTCGGTGCCGACGGTTCTCACGACGAAATGAAACAGGACTTTGAACAAGTGCGCGGTGATTTCGAAAGCAATACGTTTGTGACGGCTGTGTTGAAACATATTGAAGAGAAAACAGAGCTTGGAAATGAACTGATTAAACGTATTGAAAAGATTGAATAA
- a CDS encoding RagB/SusD family nutrient uptake outer membrane protein yields MKKILYIFSLIGILSFSSCADELNTEPTDKVSGSTIFADASSAETAINGVYRMLYVAGWSENWPSENCGQTAINLLGDLMAEDHLMKEQGQGWFYEDYRLNVHGDYSSKSGRSYSIWNFYYTLISNVNYIIASETSMGGDPELKNSVVGQAYAMRAYAYFYLIQLYQQTYKGHETAPGVPLYTTPTVAGSEGSPRGTVQDVYTQINSDINKAIDLLGNLNDKEQTHVSHVDYYVANGIKARICLVQHDYANAASAAAEALKKPSLKVATIAELGGNNSVKVADVLWGMEIIADQSSAFASFFSHMDADAPGMYASKARQCISTGLYALIPDTDERKTAWFRGAIPAEEEKASSSYTSYCQTKFKMADYTTRTGDYLLMRAEEMILIKAEAECHQDKYDDARATIKTLGNQRDSGFENRLAARTDAKTYNSNTNAPLQTLMDEILFQRRVELWGEAGRIFDLQRLGLGYNRNYEGSNHTEKVTTKNTEASSPLFILPLPQSEIDGNEHIDSSDQNPIVQ; encoded by the coding sequence ATGAAAAAAATATTATATATATTCTCTTTAATTGGCATCCTTTCATTTAGCTCATGCGCTGATGAATTAAATACCGAACCGACTGATAAAGTTTCCGGTTCTACAATATTTGCAGATGCCAGTAGTGCGGAAACTGCCATCAATGGCGTATATCGTATGTTGTATGTGGCGGGATGGAGTGAGAATTGGCCATCTGAAAATTGTGGGCAAACAGCTATTAACCTGTTGGGAGACTTAATGGCTGAAGATCACTTGATGAAGGAACAAGGTCAAGGATGGTTTTATGAAGATTATAGATTGAATGTACATGGCGATTATTCCAGCAAATCGGGACGTTCTTATTCTATCTGGAATTTTTATTATACACTAATTAGCAATGTTAACTATATAATTGCTTCCGAGACTTCGATGGGAGGAGACCCCGAACTTAAGAATAGTGTTGTCGGTCAAGCCTATGCCATGCGTGCTTATGCCTATTTCTATCTGATCCAACTCTATCAACAAACTTATAAGGGACATGAAACAGCACCGGGAGTACCTTTATATACGACACCGACAGTAGCCGGTTCGGAAGGAAGCCCGCGCGGTACAGTGCAAGATGTATATACACAAATAAATAGTGATATAAATAAAGCTATTGATTTGCTTGGCAATCTGAATGATAAAGAACAGACACATGTATCGCATGTGGATTATTATGTTGCCAATGGTATTAAAGCCCGTATTTGCCTTGTACAGCATGACTATGCCAATGCAGCCTCCGCAGCAGCCGAAGCATTGAAGAAGCCATCTTTAAAAGTTGCGACTATAGCCGAATTAGGAGGGAACAACAGTGTGAAAGTAGCAGATGTGTTATGGGGAATGGAGATTATAGCCGATCAATCAAGTGCCTTTGCTAGTTTCTTCTCACACATGGATGCCGATGCTCCGGGAATGTATGCTTCTAAAGCCCGCCAATGCATTAGTACGGGATTATATGCACTAATACCCGATACGGACGAACGCAAAACCGCTTGGTTCCGTGGTGCCATTCCTGCCGAGGAGGAAAAAGCGTCTTCTTCTTATACAAGTTATTGCCAAACAAAGTTCAAGATGGCAGATTACACCACACGTACCGGTGATTACTTGCTAATGAGAGCAGAAGAAATGATTTTAATAAAAGCTGAAGCAGAATGCCATCAGGACAAGTACGATGATGCGCGTGCAACAATAAAGACTTTAGGCAATCAAAGAGATAGCGGATTTGAAAACCGTTTAGCTGCCCGTACGGATGCCAAAACTTACAACTCGAATACAAACGCGCCTCTGCAGACATTGATGGATGAAATCTTATTTCAACGCCGTGTTGAACTTTGGGGAGAAGCAGGTCGTATCTTCGATTTGCAACGTTTAGGTTTAGGATATAATCGTAATTATGAAGGATCTAACCATACGGAAAAAGTAACCACAAAGAATACAGAGGCTTCTTCTCCGCTATTCATTCTTCCTTTGCCACAGTCGGAAATTGATGGTAATGAGCATATAGATTCTTCTGATCAGAATCCTATAGTTCAGTAA
- a CDS encoding site-specific integrase, whose translation MIINLVFNRKKKLNKKGMALVQVEAYLNRRKMYFSTKIYLKVEQWDAKRRMVKGHPNANVLNRMLYEYIAAIEQTELGLWQQGKSISLDLLKESIDKPVSNGRSFLSFYKEEVDNSSLKESTKQNHLSTLELLREFKKEISFTDLTFEFVSSFDNHLQSKGYHLNTIAKHMKHLKRYVNAAINKEYMDVQKYAFRKYKIKSVEGNHTHLSPEELHKFEDLQLTGKFVKLQKTKDAFLFCCYAGLRYSDFINLTPANIVEFHQETWLIYKSVKTGIEVRLPLYLLFEGKGIGILQRYKEELNSFFKLKDNSNINKELNILANLAGIDKRVSFHTARHTNATLLLYSGANITTVQKLLGHKSVKTTQVYANIMDITVVRDLEKAALLKEKNGYKN comes from the coding sequence ATTATTATTAATCTTGTGTTTAACAGAAAAAAGAAACTGAATAAAAAGGGAATGGCATTAGTGCAGGTGGAAGCTTATCTCAACAGGAGGAAAATGTATTTCTCTACTAAAATATACCTCAAAGTTGAGCAATGGGACGCTAAACGGAGAATGGTAAAAGGTCACCCTAATGCTAATGTTCTCAACCGCATGTTATATGAATATATAGCTGCGATTGAGCAAACTGAACTTGGATTGTGGCAACAAGGAAAATCAATATCTCTGGATTTATTGAAAGAGTCTATTGACAAACCAGTAAGCAATGGAAGGTCATTTTTAAGTTTCTATAAAGAAGAAGTTGACAACTCTTCATTGAAAGAAAGCACCAAGCAGAATCATCTTTCCACGCTTGAATTACTTCGGGAGTTCAAGAAAGAGATATCGTTTACGGACTTAACATTCGAATTTGTTTCATCGTTTGACAATCATCTGCAATCCAAAGGATACCACCTTAACACTATAGCCAAACACATGAAACACCTAAAACGGTATGTCAACGCTGCTATTAACAAGGAATATATGGATGTACAAAAATATGCCTTCAGAAAATATAAGATTAAAAGCGTGGAAGGTAATCATACACATTTGTCACCAGAAGAATTGCATAAATTTGAAGATTTACAGCTAACAGGAAAATTTGTAAAATTACAAAAGACAAAAGATGCTTTTTTGTTTTGTTGTTACGCGGGGTTGCGATATTCCGACTTTATAAATCTGACACCTGCAAATATTGTCGAATTCCATCAGGAAACTTGGCTTATATACAAATCTGTAAAAACGGGAATTGAAGTACGCTTGCCATTATACCTATTATTTGAAGGTAAAGGAATTGGTATATTGCAACGCTATAAGGAAGAATTGAATAGTTTCTTCAAGCTAAAAGATAATTCTAATATTAATAAAGAGTTGAATATATTAGCAAACTTGGCGGGTATTGACAAACGGGTATCTTTTCATACTGCACGTCATACAAATGCTACCTTATTATTATATAGCGGTGCAAATATAACCACTGTACAAAAATTATTAGGTCACAAAAGCGTGAAAACCACTCAGGTATACGCAAATATAATGGATATTACAGTCGTGCGTGATCTTGAAAAGGCGGCTTTGTTGAAGGAGAAGAACGGATATAAGAATTAG